In Variovorax paradoxus, a single genomic region encodes these proteins:
- a CDS encoding phosphotransferase codes for MLTPPDISHETIARHLAQAYRLRITRSEFLPRGAGIGSAAFRVQADDGTPYFLQLRRSDVNPSTLALPAFLHHDKGIEPVIAPIPTADGALSTQSQGLDWALYPFFDGQNGFDRALSDRQWIALGAALAAIHRSELPEALLASLPKESYAHQWREGVRRYQRRFINGIAGDGIVQRFLAFWEEHAEEIDTVVYRSEQLASILLERPPRLVPCHSDIHAGNVLAGDGERLAIVGWHAPILAPKERDLMFIGGGVGNTWNQPGQQALFNEGYGPADIDAVALAYYRYERITKDVLELCDRILDSANASAEEREEGLRRMQSLFVPNGVVAIAHQSYDAVT; via the coding sequence ATGCTGACGCCACCCGACATCTCGCACGAGACCATCGCCCGACATCTTGCGCAGGCCTACCGGCTTCGCATCACGCGGTCCGAATTCCTGCCACGGGGAGCAGGCATCGGATCAGCGGCCTTCCGTGTTCAGGCGGATGACGGCACGCCGTACTTCCTGCAGTTGCGCCGCAGCGACGTCAATCCGTCCACTCTCGCCCTCCCCGCCTTTCTTCATCACGACAAGGGCATCGAGCCCGTGATCGCCCCCATACCTACGGCAGACGGCGCGCTGAGCACCCAAAGCCAAGGCCTCGACTGGGCGCTCTACCCCTTCTTCGACGGCCAGAACGGCTTCGACCGCGCCCTGTCCGATCGGCAATGGATCGCACTCGGCGCAGCGCTCGCCGCCATCCACCGCAGCGAACTGCCCGAAGCCCTGCTCGCCAGCCTCCCCAAGGAAAGCTACGCGCACCAATGGCGCGAAGGCGTTCGCCGCTATCAGCGCCGCTTCATCAACGGCATCGCTGGCGACGGCATCGTCCAGCGCTTTCTCGCGTTCTGGGAAGAGCATGCCGAAGAGATCGACACCGTCGTCTACCGCAGCGAGCAACTGGCGTCCATCCTGCTCGAACGCCCGCCCCGGCTCGTGCCGTGCCACTCGGACATCCATGCGGGCAACGTCCTCGCGGGCGATGGAGAACGGCTGGCCATCGTCGGCTGGCACGCGCCGATCCTCGCGCCGAAGGAGCGCGACCTGATGTTCATCGGCGGCGGCGTCGGCAACACGTGGAACCAGCCCGGGCAGCAAGCGCTGTTCAACGAAGGCTATGGCCCGGCGGACATCGACGCGGTCGCGCTGGCCTACTACCGCTACGAGCGCATCACCAAAGATGTGCTCGAACTCTGCGACCGGATACTCGACAGCGCCAACGCCAGCGCAGAAGAGCGAGAAGAAGGCTTGCGCCGG